Genomic window (Salvelinus alpinus chromosome 13, SLU_Salpinus.1, whole genome shotgun sequence):
TCACATAATAGGGATAGATAAATACATTCAATTGTTGACTTTTTTTGCCACGGACTCTGTAACCTAGATTAAAGACAATTTAGTTCAGAGGGAACTTCTCTTCATCTGCCCTTTTTAACATCTGTtcgaaattgattaaattgtgttTTATGACAGTGAGACCACAACTGTTCTGGAAGTAGACAGCCATTGCAAATAAGGTTGCATCAGGTCATTTGTGTGCACCTTGTAAATGCATTGTAATCTGTGTTTTATATCAGCTCACCATTGTGTAAAGCATGGAGGCCCCACTTCTGTAGGCCTGCGAATCAATTtccaaatgttttttatttttaggaaCTTAGTCTGGATCTCAACTTGCTGTTAAGagttagaatacacaaggtgccagggttggggtcaattccatttcaattcaggaagtacaatgAAATTCCAATTATCTTCTAATGCTTTTCAATGTGGAAttgggtttactttctgaatgcaaatGTAATTGACCCAACCCtgcaaggtgcaattttgaaatgtggttgtgcatctgAAATGTCTCTTGTCAGTCACTTAATTAGATTGGTTGGTAAGtaagtctagccagctatctaaagttgcagtaatcatggtcaaattaccACCCAGggtcccccattgattttgttagtaacTCTCAGATATCATATTTAAAAAACTGcgaacatttctctccaccctatggcaaaatgtgtagaattgccaaaaacttgctttaaaactgcaacatttgcTCTAAGCCCCATggcaatgtgtagaattgcaggaaattaaataGTTTCTCTTCCTTGTCGAGGGGTACACAAATGTTTTGCCCGCAAAAAGCTTGgggccggctctgactgcatgtgtgggtatggctGTGGGTACACAGACCTGCGCGCTACTGTGGCCTGTCGTGAGTTAAGATTGTGACCCCCACCCCCATCAGTTGCACATACCTGGTGTAAAACATTTTCACAATGTTATATTAAGTATACAGTCAATACATGTGACTGACTGCCTATAAATATGTAATTTGTCACATCCCTTTTACTCTTTTTATAACCCCTCACAGTAGCTGAGTGACTTTACTGCCTGTGTCtcagtagtatagtagtgtaaTGCTACTGCCACCTTGTGGCTACTTCTCATGACAAATTTCCACTTACTACCACAGTTAAGTATTGTTACAAAGCAACCCTGAAGTATCCATATCTTTCTTCCCCAATTCCCTTAAGTTTGTCTAACTATACAACCCATATTTCAAACCTAATATATACATCTTTATAAATACTGTAGTCAGAGTATTGTCAGTCAGTGGCTCTTCACAGAGTTTGAGCGGCTGCGTCTGGGAGCTTCAGCACCAACACCAAGCTCGTCCAGGCAGCACTGCAGGTTGGCGTTCCTGTCAGGGTAGTGGTTCTCTTTAATCTTCTTCCTGATAATGGCGGCTGTCTCCTCAGAGGCCGACGAGCATTTGTTCATTTCGGGTAGGAAGCGTTGTAGCAGCTCCTGATTGGCCGTCTGGGCCATGCCCAACAGGAAGCGCAGGAAGACATCCAGGTTTCCATCGGGGCTCTGTAAGCTTCTCTCTATAGCACTGCGGTACATGTCCAGCAACCCGGGGTCCTTGAACATGCGTGAGAACTTGCTATTCCGCGGCTGCTGCAGGACGTTCTGCCCCATACACCTCCAGGTGAGGAACACGTAGAGGGCAGCCAGGTATTCTTGGATGGTGGGGTGGATGAAGGTCTGGATCCTCTCCTGGTACATGACAAACTGCTCGATCAGGAACTCAATGCACAGGCCACTCTTGGTGACAGCCTCAGCGACATCCACCCCGCAGTCCTTCCAGGTGGccttgccaatgaccatctggttTTTCTCCAGCATCGTAAAGGCTAGCTTGCCCAGGTTCATCAGGAAGTCCCTCTCCTCTTCCGGGGTGCGGGAGGCTGAGCCCCTGGCACCACGCACATGCAGGTGCACCAGCAGCAGGCGAGTGTACATCAGGGTCAGCCCCTTGGGCAGCTCTGCATCCGGCCCCTTCTCCCTAAACGTGTGCTGGAAAACATCCCGCACCACACAGCAGAACATGGGCAGATGGCACATGATGTGGAGGGTCTTGCAGGAGGTCAGGTGGGCAATCACCTTATCGGCCTGCGCCGGGTCCTGAAACCTCCTCCTGAAGTACTCTTCCTTCTGTTCGTTGGTGAAGCCACGGACCTCCAACACCTGGTGCACAGACTCTGGGGGCAGCCGACTGGAGGTGAGTGGGCGAGAGATTATCCAGAGGAGAGACGAGGGGAGCAGATTGCCCCTAATCAGGTTGGTTACCACCACGTGCATGGCGGCTGGTTCAGTGCTGTCACACCAAGTCTCGGTGCGGTGGAAGTCCAGGGAATGTGCATACTCGTCCAGCCCGTCACAGATGAACATGACCTTGCCTTCGTCGCACTCGAAGGTGGGCAGCACCTTGGTCTCGGGGTAGAGAGTGTGGACGATCTCCAGGAGGCTGATCTTCAGGTTCAGCATGAGGTTGAGCTCTTTGAAGGGCAGTGGGAACAGGAAGTAGACATGATTGTGCTCGCGCTCCTCTGCCCAGTCCATGATGAACTTCTGCACGGCCACAGACTTCCCTACCCCGGCGATGCCGTTGGTCACTATATGGCTCACATGCTTCTCATAGATCACATCGGGGTCAAAGATCTGGCTACAGGTTATCCGCTTCTCTTCCTTGCGATTGGTGGACAGCTTGTCGATCTTTCTGACCTCGTGCTCGATGTTGGGCCCAGCATTGCCTCGGTCTGTTATGTAGAGCTCATTAAAGATACTATCAAAGGCCTTATGCTCTCCCTGCTGGGCAACGCCCTCACACATCCAGCTATACTTCCTCAACAGAGTGTCTCTCAGCTCATAACGCACCTCATCTGCACAGAGAGAACAGGGAAAACACAGACATTAAAAAAGGCACAGTCTACTAGATTTCCTGTTCAATGGCCATTTAAATTAACAATTTGTGTATAACTCATTGGTTCTTTAAGTACTGTATAacatataaatgcctcatgagcataGCTCAACTATTACCCTATCATAACTCAAAGTATACGTTTGTTATTTTATCATTATATTACATGAATCAAATGAAATAAAGCCAACGTGCATACTTTTCTTGCAGAGGTCCGTGAGGTAGGCATCCAGGCGTTTGAGGCCCATGTCCTTCAGCAGGGCCTTGGTGAGCTGCAGGGCCACCTCTAGGTCATAACACTCCAGCAGTCTATCCACCAGGTCCACCATGTCCATGCCCTGGGGAGGAGAGCTGAATGACTCTGGGTAGCGCTTCCACAGCGTGATCTTAAATGTCCTCAAATCATCCTTCCCCAGTTTCTCCAGTGTCTTCCTGATGGCCTGTGGTCCACagaatacaattaaaacaagagAAAAGCAATTCTCATCCACTACACTTAACTTTAGGGACATGTTGACATTTGTTGCTGAACATACAGTACGTCACCTAGACTAGAGTGAAGTGTGAGCCCACCTTGAAGGTGAAGTCTACAGTCAGAGCAGGGTGTCTCTTCTCGTCTGGGTTTTTGATCAGCTCTGGTCTTGGAAGTTCCACTGCTGGACCCTCTTCTTTAGGTGCTGTGTCTTGAGACCTGGAGAGGCGGTGGAAGATTAAATATTGCAACACATACTAGTGTAAACACATACTAGCCTATCCATAGATTTGACCATTTGTAAACAAATGGACATACATGCACCAACACCCACACTATACTCAGGAAAAAATATGCATAATTACACACTTCAACAGATTGCATCCTGTCTGTGCCTGATCAAACATGGATGACTTTTCTTACTTCCTGGTTCTGGTCTCACAGTCATCACTGTCCACGGAGTAGCCACTGGAGTAAGACTCTGTTCTTTCCAGCTGGACTCTAAGTAGAACATCACATGGAAAATGAATTAATCATCAGCAGTAGTGAACTAGTGCTGCTTCAAGGAGCCGTTGTCCACATAATATAACAAATATGTTCACGTACTGTAGTCCTTTAACGGTCTGTGTTCCTGGTTCGTGTTAATACTTTGTAAAGAAATGTAATGCAAGTGTATGTATTTTTTGTGTGACGGAATTCTTTTCATTTTACTGTATGTTAATGTAAGTGTATGAGTGTCTATAAATCAACATGTTTCAGTGTACCTAGTAGCAGACAGCTCAGTTTCTTCATCCAGTTCATCAGATGGCCAGAATTGGGTATCACTGTTTACAGAATTGTAGCTGTGGACCGGGGATTTAGCCCTTTCCACATCATGcctgccaaacacacacacacaaactatgaATGATTGAGGATGGGGAAAGGATCAAGCTTAATTCTGGGCACATGAAATGTGCTGTGTGTTGTGGTATGGTCAGTGTCTCACCAGTGAGTAGTGTCCATGGGTCTCAGGCCATCTCCCAGGTCCAGGGAGGGTCTCCTCTCAGGCACATAGAAagcctcctctccctcatcaGACATATAGATTGTACTTCTTCCGCGGCCAGACACACCCTCTCCCAAGGGAAAACTGACATCTGATATAGTTTCCCCTCCATCATGCTCCATCGTATCAGAGCCTCGCCCAGCGATCCTGGAGGACCTCAGGTGTACAGGTTCCGGGTCACAGTTCAAAGTCTGACGTCAATGGCTACTTGAATGTTGCCAGACAGTAGACCTGTGCtgcaagaaaataaaaaaaaacacgcATACCAGTCGATCACATTTTTACCATTATCATAAGTAATTCTATAACAATTACAGACTTCTTGCGACTTGCGAATAGGTCACTCTTACCAAGAAAAAAAGCTGAAAATATCGAAGCTTTCTGTTCCGAGGCGAGCTTGTTTTGAAACCTCTGGCCTACTAAATTCACCTGTTTGCCTCATTTATGGCGACTCACTTTACTAAAACATAATGTGTACGCGTTCAAAATACACGTAACATAACCCTAGAGCTAATAAACGGCAAATGTTCCCGGTTAAAATGCTAAATATAGACCACAGACAGGGCCGCACTAACTTTTGACTCCGACAAACAGGAACAGTAAAGTATTATCACAGAtataacaatgagacagatatttcaccggatgtttaaatgtgaagcatccggttgacgtttccactcactaccaaatatggtagagaggaagcccaatagccagcagtgggagaagatggaaccaGATACATTTGGCCGACATTCTAATGATATACTCATCGATTAAACGTTTGATCTCAATTTTTCTGTTCCCAGAACTACAATCTGTTataaacagagtggactaagttttgtgaACTTTGCCCTTTGCCAAAGTTCCACAAAATTGCGTTGTTGAGAAGAagtgcaaaggcgaattgagttattgcacacgcgcacttcacagaATAGGCGTTCcccaacggaaatatgcaaatattgtCTAGAACGGGCCAATAAGGTCTTGCTAGTTCAAGCTTGGCTCTGCCCAcgtccttgcttgttctgcccactatggctaatttgttcccatttgaaatgacaggctgtggtctatctttgtTTAGTCATAAAAATCTTTGGTACTATTCTGCCAGTAGCATAACGATGATGTCACTTTCTTTCTTTTTAATGATgaaaccttcaaaataaaagcccacATTGTAATATCATTAGCtgataaaaaatgtattgaatgGTATATCAATGGCCACTTGTATTGTGCCAACAAGAAAAAGTGATAAGTAATTTatgaaaacaaataaaaaatatggttttaaattattattatttaaagacCAATAATGAAAAAATACAATGTTGACACTGGTATGTTAAGTACATTGAACTGTAGAGAGAAAACTTTACTACCTGTCTCAGCTAAAGGCGTGGGAAATAATTATTAGTGTCTACTAACCAAATATGATTTGTTTTCAAGGGGGCTATGTCACATGGCCTGCTGCTGGCTTTTTACTCCACCCCCTACATAGCCCCCGATACAATACATATTGGATTGTCGAGAGATCTTTTCTACCTGTCTCAGCTAAAGTTAGGTGGGAAATACTCAGTATGATTAGTTTTGGAGGGGGACTGTGTCATACATATCCAGCTGCACTTCTCCGCCCCCTCCCTTTAGCTGAGATTttgctctcgagtggcgcagcggtcgaaggcactgcatctcagtgctggaggcgtcactacagacccttgttcgattccaggctgtatcccaaccggccgtgattggaagtcccatagggcagcgcacaattggcccagcattgtccgggtcagggtttggccggggtaggccgtcattgtaaataagaatttgttctttttttaattattttttaaatttaaatttaaaggggtggatcagcttaatattgcgcaAAGAATGTTGCggaaagaatttgttcttatctgacttgcctggtaaaaaAAGAAAAGCTGAGACAGGTAGAAAAGATCTCTCTACAACCCAATATGTATTTagcatccaagatggcgtagcagtcggacgtgtgtttgtttgtcttgtcttgtcccgtgtaaatagtcttcgtattttttcgtatacatttcgtatatattttaatttcactttccatctaggaactgaatatacattcctacattccgcctcacccaatgtggtacggacctgctattttttatactttagaacagtaaccccaatcagaagctagccagataactagctactagctagtagtcagttagccactgctgcggtcttcacccttaactcggacacagccagcttcagctcgggccaatacctgccagtctgcaagcgcgatatcaacccagagcatataggactgctttttctctaccacatcaccggattcctgacgcaagctctggacaattacactgtatcatcacagctagctagctgcaaccgagtggctactactggctaacacctctgtcccgaagcaagcaccagttagccttgagctagcctcgagctaggcccatctgccggctagccgaagaggtctaccagcgaattcttgggctacaatacctcttttgccaattggactggacctttttttgccgacacagagccctgccaatccatcacaactggtctaaatcagctacaagctaatttagccatttttttttgccgctgctagtagcttttaccttctgcacagacaccagccctgttattagcctggatattactcaccaatttaccagcatcggactgtctctcgacaacaacgccggattcctgccgtaatccctgagccactacttctgatcctcacagctagcttgcagctagcgcagctagcgccactgccacgaagctagcaccagttagcaaacacaattctacaattcacaacctctctttcgccatccggcttggattctctgtcgacacgaccacgtctgagcagaccccctccgtctgagcagatcaccccccgggctactaactttaaacgccgcgtgctagcttagtggaggcctccctgctccatctacggctgccccctggacactatgatcacttggctacatagctgatccatgcttgactgtccattaattcacggtactccattctgtttatttgtgttttatctgtcggctctgtgctttaactcaggatctgtgtgtagttaatccgaccctctctgcctagtcgtcgccatttttacctgttgttgctgtgttagactagcaccctgttattgctgctgttatcttacctgttgttttagctagctctcccaatcaagacctgcaatcacttcatgccttattgtatgtctctctcaaatatcaatatgccttgcatactgttgttcaggctagttatcattatcattgttttggtttgcaatggaccctgtagttccactctccgtacctctgatacctcctttgtcccaccccccacacatgcggtgacctcacccattgagaccagcatgtccagagatacaacctctcttatcatcacccagtgcctgggcttgcctccgctgtacccgcgccccaccatacccctgtctgcacattatgcccagaatctattctaccacgcccataaatctgctccttttattctttgtccccaacgctctaggcgaccagttttgatagcctttagccgcaccctcatcctactactcctctgttcctcgggtgatgtggaggtaaacccaggccctgcatgtccccagtcaccctcatttgttgacttctgtaatcgaaaaagccttggcct
Coding sequences:
- the LOC139537372 gene encoding NLR family CARD domain-containing protein 3-like, whose translation is MEHDGGETISDVSFPLGEGVSGRGRSTIYMSDEGEEAFYVPERRPSLDLGDGLRPMDTTHWHDVERAKSPVHSYNSVNSDTQFWPSDELDEETELSATRVQLERTESYSSGYSVDSDDCETRTRKSQDTAPKEEGPAVELPRPELIKNPDEKRHPALTVDFTFKAIRKTLEKLGKDDLRTFKITLWKRYPESFSSPPQGMDMVDLVDRLLECYDLEVALQLTKALLKDMGLKRLDAYLTDLCKKNEVRYELRDTLLRKYSWMCEGVAQQGEHKAFDSIFNELYITDRGNAGPNIEHEVRKIDKLSTNRKEEKRITCSQIFDPDVIYEKHVSHIVTNGIAGVGKSVAVQKFIMDWAEEREHNHVYFLFPLPFKELNLMLNLKISLLEIVHTLYPETKVLPTFECDEGKVMFICDGLDEYAHSLDFHRTETWCDSTEPAAMHVVVTNLIRGNLLPSSLLWIISRPLTSSRLPPESVHQVLEVRGFTNEQKEEYFRRRFQDPAQADKVIAHLTSCKTLHIMCHLPMFCCVVRDVFQHTFREKGPDAELPKGLTLMYTRLLLVHLHVRGARGSASRTPEEERDFLMNLGKLAFTMLEKNQMVIGKATWKDCGVDVAEAVTKSGLCIEFLIEQFVMYQERIQTFIHPTIQEYLAALYVFLTWRCMGQNVLQQPRNSKFSRMFKDPGLLDMYRSAIERSLQSPDGNLDVFLRFLLGMAQTANQELLQRFLPEMNKCSSASEETAAIIRKKIKENHYPDRNANLQCCLDELGVGAEAPRRSRSNSVKSH